A portion of the Thunnus albacares chromosome 5, fThuAlb1.1, whole genome shotgun sequence genome contains these proteins:
- the LOC122981723 gene encoding uncharacterized protein LOC122981723 isoform X2, whose protein sequence is MGAKVSVRNNTPYIWYYSNSSSGGFRSVYPGCTEQYDEKRDIWCYIYLRYHSHDWNSFGTEYNSHKGDPTFTISESWDRSQIQWHCSTEGSVATCPNYGKQEEDQRQQEQQRRQQQQEERRRQERLERERRIQEEIDRESEISREKLSRSREKLRQKQSFKGQVHHHERTQVLHQQIEDDAAAIERNELADVEQKFKELLSKYKITESEDLQDCGLEDRIKTLHNELTVQYCRENKLPVWSQFTFDHAVGYEELSLTEKLTILEAVLKLTLQGTAETEDESDHLLHWDKKYEFLFCLVEELYVTNPTLAEPIFLRILDAVSELLPKSRETLVQILFNNIWTPTEIMLFIRKASSIDHNQIPQVLHMVQTYRLSCLLTLSALKKQEPLMFLQQQVREDKDKDTDTILRELCESQCPENILTVIEDVLRHMETELPKYQEVDLTEKNIEDLKIKIKSLDCANPDINTLKEVLIGMSVAVQDSTTNEPKGIKGYFPRQTQLASLLLLLLSQLTENKGCLLEIGTGEGKSAILAMFATIQAIRGIKVDIVTSSPVLARRDQEEWKKFFEKFGVTSSVVPPPLSKQSSPVEPDKLLEEAYKQQVVYGTVGAFAADTLKQEFERRTTRGTRGFELVIVDEVDYMTLDNGVQVTFLSHEASSLRHMDQILANIWTMTSTCQPIEMLDTGEIKWATRIQHFHKAATSAVMGSEPSDSFSAFDILLPGVDLGFYSSEDIEMLRQAMSKTETENTGDDYQDDGWRAIEQVMKKIGVSQQYDLLRIFQEVMENSVAFECYSEENNKAKRYRTEERHADLEVSMLLLENGLACEIMSEKSLIEATVSAVKSYIKYSDECSYSKENGNFIYIPHFLRKYVENQLPVFVENALRAIEMTQGREYMIDISRAAAKVSASDPDQHQYDAIIPVDFKASGVLEKNKKWGNGLQQFLEMKHQLAISPLSSVTNYMSNCHYFKRYIHGNGIFGVSGTLGGDADKDFLKRHYKTKSYTIPAHRHKKVVELPALQVNGGNDQWIQTVCDTTWKAASRGQVVLVICEDVKTANELHVKMQDEERFKPHQITMYTISERHNIERDKFSGGRIIIATNLGGRGTDIKVEEKVNECGGLFVLLTHFPRNRRVEKQIFGRTARKGNPGMVQMVLNQDHLAPAYQGQSVEIMRQLREEYEVKRISEMESDELVEIDLKGELFTTFCQSLKDFEQNYTEEERKDLSQLEPRDIPDHLRDYQAKFDYQPALNALKEAWALWLTLHEEHINRHDDIHDLQTDLIKTMNETKGKLLQGESDNFYDHIKQAILRTDLHCRDKTNDYGAKSYWQRAATSDPLYKAVALYNQAYITINLAKDDYKAEARKLLEQAKEPVDVYISETSNTMVSCQMSVNDNLKPHRNNFQSQMEARMNIFKSWKTYIDNALKKLVKLEEGNSGAKTKDCSVYMLLKEKDFIITNELMALYELGLAIVFEVEEKPKFCFDALICFFIGAIQVLAGVLVCAFSFGTASQFGLGLISEGVSDMISGIEGMVKGTFSWAEWAINKSISIGISLLTAGFSAIKKAVTSMDKVKSLLNGTKSFTTVTSGTAESAISSFGREAFGISTSSTVLKQNFKHAAKYAVQEITKQAVVTGLNYAVDEGLKAIFEDILNSAFKDVVTSAVKQNRDLDKAITDFISSHVPKAAMQKDSFKIGKLDEEEMTKTIAVLTEDLIPDLMMDCTTVHEVISGLTKVCNGVGITGAAKLCLTVADQTTRFIEILNSVPTKRVIDETFVPTLLSEIEELQRGEKYDQDGRHNLQDVKRLKGKILSTLADSVSQAFIKACSGHMTSLLTKPLKSKFNKATGEAVGNIMGRHKTQSFFDDQRHKHNMRSASRNTEKSLTEKERMDLMDYMEHISNVDHPATDFDIIVLTKSGLLNGRGIHLTVIDEHGNRLSEERYKGTDESAGNITLQLTKRAKDLQPPEKSSFFSWIKAKITLQEPQFYSGHFDIVQDDGTVVNVNSEHQNSLYHAIAQATGSDRSDLKGAAVKLHEKVKNEVQENFASYTPILKLQRGYDYSHKNPGKYTITGGAKPGGASHSELLTKEEYLKSTSFIETDECDIIRSYKLASVEKYKRLIDARQSKNNSGTVNADHVPPKDSIRKAWERTKDKPELQEQLKNSNPKLYEMIESIKDDNNGRNLIAMEVLAKDHKRALTTASSHQAKKCRELLAESLVSGDVETMLKQSMIVAHPLTSQELMADLGEDRRPPHNEMSKEGIRGYYKAGYTNLVTVYSRQGLIDQNQKDQLMEWVNQDKHEDKNTPEYLSIRDSLK, encoded by the exons ATGGGCGCCAAAGTTTCAGTGAGGAATAACACTCCGTACATCTGGTACTACTCCAACTCAAGCTCAGGG gGGTTTCGTAGTGTATACCCTGGCTGTACTGAACAGTATGACGAGAAGCGTGATATCTGGTGCTACATTTATCTGAGATACCACAGTCATGATTGGAATAGTTTTGGAACTGAATACAATTCTCACAAAGGCGACCCCACGTTTACCATCAGTGAGAGCTGGGACCGCTCACAGATTCAGTGGCATTGCAGTACAGAGGGGAGTGTTGCAACGTGTCCCAACTATG GAAAACAGGAGGAAGATCAGAGACAACAAGAACAGCAGcgaagacagcagcagcaggaggagagaagacGACAGGAGCGTCTGGAACGGGAGCGAAGGATTCAAGaggagatagacagagagagtgagatcTCCAGAGAGAAACTGTCTCGATCGAGGGAGAAGCTTCGTCAGAAACAGAGCTTCAAAGGTCAGGTGCACCATCATGAGCGCACACAAGTTCTCCACCAGCAAATAGAGGACGATGCAGCTGCAATCGAGAGGAATGAG CTTGCAGATGTGGAGCAGAAATTCAAAGAACTtctttcaaaatacaaaatcacagAGAGTGAAGACTTGCAGGACTGCGGGCTTGAGGACAGGATTAAAACACTTCATAATGAACTGACGGTCCAATATTGCAGAGAAAACAAGCTTCCAGTGTGGTCTCAGTTTACGTTTGACCATGCTGTGGGATATGAGGAACTTTCTCTGACTGAGAAACTCACCATTCTTGAGGCAGTTCTGAAGTTAACTCTTCAGGGCACCGCTGAGACTGAAGATGAAAGTGATCATTTACTTCACTGGGATAAAAAGTATGAGTTCCTTTTCTGTTTGGTTGAGGAACTTTACGTCACAAATCCAACTCTGGCTGAGCCGATTTTCTTGAGAATTCTTGATGCAGTTTCAGAGCTTTTACCAAAAAGCAGAGAGACTCTGGTTCAAATACTGTTCAATAACATCTGGACACCAACAGAAATAATGCTCTTCATTCGCAAAGCTTCATCGATAGACCACAATCAGATTCCCCAAGTCCTCCACATGGTACAGACCTACAGGCTAAGCTgcctcctcactctctctgctctgaaGAAGCAAGAGCCACTAATGTTTCTACAACAACAAGTAAGAGAAGACAAGGACAAAGATACTGACACCATTTTGAGGGAACTCTGTGAATCCCAGTGCCCAGAGAATATTCTGACAGTGATCGAGGATGTTCTCAGACACATGGAAACAGAACTTCCAAAATATCAGGAGGTGGATCTTACTGAGAAGAATATAGAGGATCTCAAGATAAAGATTAAATCTCTTGATTGTGCAAACCCGGATATCAATACTCTGAAGGAAGTGTTGATTGGAATGTCTGTAGCCGTGCAAGACAGCACAACAAATGAGCCCAAAGGCATTAAAGGCTATTTTCCAAGACAGACTCAGCTGGCATCATTACTTTTGCTCCTACTGTCACAGCTAACTGAAAATAAAGGCTGTCTCCTTGAGATTGGCACAGGTGAAGGGAAATCTGCTATCTTGGCAATGTTTGCTACAATCCAGGCTATTCGTGGAATAAAGGTGGACATTGTGACAAGCTCTCCAGTTCTTGCAAGACGGGACCAGGAGGAGTGGAAGAAATTTTTTGAAAAGTTTGGTGTCACATCATCTGTAGTACCCCCACCCCTCTCCAAACAATCTTCCCCTGTGGAACCAGATAAGTTGTTAGAAGAGGCATACAAACAACAAGTTGTGTATGGCACTGTTGGTGCTTTTGCAGCAGACACATTAAAACAAGAGTTTGAGAGGAGAACTACCCGTGGAACAAGAGGATTTGAGCTAGTGATAGTGGATGAAGTGGACTACATGACCTTGGATAATGGAGTTCAAGTGACATTCCTGTCTCATGAAGCCAGCAGTTTGAGGCATATGGATCAAATTCTTGCTAACATTTGGACAATGACATCTACTTGTCAACCAATTGAAATGCTAGATACAGGTGAGATAAAATGGGCAACAAGGATCCAACATTTCCATAAAGCAGCAACATCTGCTGTTATGGGATCGGAACCATCTGACAGCTTCTCAGCCTTTGACATTTTGCTGCCAGGTGTAGATTTGGGGTTCTATTCATCAGAGGATATTGAGATGTTGAGGCAAGCTATGAgtaagacagaaacagaaaatacaggTGATGACTACCAGGATGACGGCTGGAGAGCGATTGAACAAGTCATGAAGAAAATAGGAGTTTCACAACAGTATGATCTGCTGCGTATATTTCAGGAAGTAATGGAGAACAGTGTGGCTTTTGAGTGCTATTCTGAAGAGAACAACAAAGCCAAACGTTACAGGACTGAGGAAAGACATGCTGACTTAGAAGTCAGCATGTTACTCCTTGAAAATGGATTAGCATGTGAAATCATGTCAGAAAAATCTCTCATTGAAGCAACTGTGAGTGCAGTAAAGTCCTATATTAAGTACTCAGACGAATGTTCTTATTCTAAAGAAAACGGAAACTTCATCTATATCCCTCATTTCTTGAGGAAATATGTTGAAAATCAGTTACCAGTGTTTGTTGAGAATGCCTTGAGGGCCATTGAGATGACTCAGGGCAGAGAGTACATGATCGACATTTCACGAGCTGCTGCCAAAGTATCTGCCAGTGATCCTGACCAGCATCAGTATGATGCCATAATTCCAGTGGACTTCAAAGCAAGTGGGGTGttggagaaaaacaagaagTGGGGTAATGGACTCCAGCAGTTTTTGGAGATGAAGCATCAGCTTGCAATTTCACCTTTGTCCAGTGTGACCAACTACATGTCTAACTGCCATTACTTTAAACGGTACATCCATGGAAATGGCATATTTGGTGTTTCTGGCACATTAGGGGGTGATGCAGACAAAGACTTTCTGAAAAGGCATTATAAAACAAAGAGCTATACTATTCCAGCTCATCGTCATAAAAAAGTGGTTGAGTTGCCAGCCCTGCAGGTGAATGGGGGCAATGACCAATGGATCCAGACTGTTTGTGATACTACCTGGAAAGCAGCAAGTAGAGGACAAGTTGTCCTGGTGATATGTGAAGATGTCAAGACAGCAAATGAGCTACATGTGAAAATGCAAGACGAAGAGAGATTTAAGCCACATCAGATCACGATGTACACAATTAGTGAGAGACACAACATTGAGAGAGATAAATTTAGTGGAGGGAGGATTATCATTGCAACAAACCTTGGAGGGAGAGGAACAGACATCAAGGTTGAGgaaaaagtaaatgaatgtgGTGGCCTCTTTGTGCTTCTCACACACTTCCCACGCAATCGAAGAGTGGAGAAACAAATCTTTGGTCGCACTGCTCGGAAAGGAAACCCCGGCATGGTCCAGATGGTTCTGAACCAGGATCATCTTGCACCAGCTTACCAAGGTCAGTCTGTTGAGATAATGCGACAGCTCAGAGAAGAGTATGAAGTGAAGCGTATAAGTGAAATGGAAAGTGATGAGCTGGTAGAAATAGACTTGAAGGGAGaactttttactacattttgtcAATCCCTCAAGGACTTTGAACAGAATTACacggaggaagaaagaaaagatctCTCACAATTGGAACCTAGAGATATACCTGATCATCTCAGAGACTATCAGGCTAAGTTTGATTACCAGCCAGCCCTGAATGCTTTGAAAGAAGCATGGGCATTGTGGCTGACTCTTCATGAGGAGCATATCAACAGACATGATGACATCCATGACCTTCAGACAGACCTCATCAAGACAATGAATGAAACTAAGGGAAAGCTCTTGCAGGGGGAAAGTGACAATTTCTATGATCACATTAAGCAGGCCATTCTCAGGACTGACCTACActgcagagacaaaacaaatgactATGGAGCTAAATCCTATTGGCAGAGGGCAGCAACCTCTGACCCACTGTACAAAGCTGTGGCACTCTATAACCAGGCATACATCACCATCAACCTGGCCAAGGATGACTATAAAGCAGAGGCAAGGAAACTGTTGGAGCAGGCTAAAGAGCCTGTCGATGTTTATATCTcagaaacatcaaacacaatGGTCTCCTGTCAGATGTCTGTTAATGACAACTTGAAACCACACAGAAACAACTTTCAGAGTCAAATGGAGGCCAGAATGAACATCTTCAAGTCGTGGAAGACATACATTGATAATGCATTGAAGAAACTTGTGAAGCTGGAagaaggcaacagtggtgcaaaaacaaaGGACTGTTCAGTCTACATGTTGTTAAAGGAAAAAGATTTCATCATCACAAATGAGCTAATGGCACTCTATGAGCTTGGCCTTGCTATTGTTTTTGAAGTGGAAGAGAAAccaaagttttgttttgatgctcTCATTTGCTTCTTCATCGGAGCAATCCAGGTGTTGGCTGGGGTTCTTGTTTGTGCCTTTTCATTTGGCACTGCAAGCCAGTTTGGACTTGGCCTGATAAGTGAGGGAGTATCAGACATGATCAGTGGAATAGAGGGCATGGTAAAAGGTACATTTAGCTGGGCAGAATGGGCAATAAACAAAAGTATCAGCATTGGTATTTCTTTGCTTACTGCTGGATTCAGTGCCATCAAGAAAGCTGTCACTTCAATGGACAAGGTAAAATCTCTGCTTAATGGTACCAAGTCCTTCACAACTGTTACCAGTGGAACTGCTGAGTCTGCCATCTCCTCATTTGGTAGAGAAGCCTTTGGAATTTCAACATCTTCAACAGTTTTAAAGCAGAACTTCAAACATGCTGCCAAGTACGCTGTACAGGAGATAACGAAGCAAGCTGTGGTCACTGGTTTGAACTATGCAGTTGATGAAGGCCTGAAGGCGATCTTTGAAGATATTTTGAATTCAGCTTTTAAGGATGTTGTTACTTCAGCAGTGAAGCAGAACCGTGACTTGGATAAAGCTATCACTGATTTCATCAGCTCACATGTCCCAAAAGCAGCCATGCAGAAAGATAGCTTTAAGATTGGCAAATTGGATGAGGaagaaatgactaaaacaattgcTGTATTAACTGAAGATTTAATTCCTGACCTTATGATGGACTGCACAACAGTACATGAGGTTATCAGTGGACTCACTAAGGTGTGCAATGGAGTAGGTATTACTGGGGCTGCCAAGTTATGTCTGACAGTTGCAGATCAAACCACCCGTTTCATTGAAATACTGAATTCTGTTCCTACAAAAAGGGTCATTGATGAAACTTTTGTTCCTACTTTACTGAGTGAAATTGAGGAGCTTCAGCGAGGTGAGAAATATGATCAAGATGGACGACACAATTTACAAGATGTGAAACGTCTTAAGGGCAAAATTCTGAGCACCCTTGCAGACAGTGTGTCCCAAGCATTTATCAAGGCTTGCTCTGGACATATGACCTCCCTTTTGACAAAGCCATTGAAGAGCAAGTTTAACAAAGCTACTGGTGAAGCTGTTGGCAACATTATGGGCAGACATAAAACTCAAAGTTTTTTTGATGACCAGAGACACAAGCACAACATGAGATCAGCCAGTCGCAACACTGAGAAGTCGCTTACAGAGAAGGAACGGATGGATTTAATGGATTACATGGAACACATAAGCAATGTAGATCACCCTGCCACAGATTTTGACATTATTGTTCTCACAAAAAGTGGCTTACTCAACGGTAGAGGGATTCACCTCACTGTCATTGATGAGCATGGAAACAGACTCTCAGAGGAACGTTACAAAGGAACAGACGAGTCTGCTGGCAACATCACACTACAGCTGACAAAACGAGCAAAAGACCTGCAGCCACCAGA GAAAAGCAGTTTCTTCTCGTGGATCAAAGCAAAGATCACTTTACAGGAGCCACAGTTTTACAGCGGCCATTTTGACATCGTTCAAGATGATGGTACAGTGGTCAATGTGAATTCAGAGCACCAGAATAGTCTCTATCATGCAATCGCACAAGCAACTGGAAGTGATCGAAGCGATCTTAAAGGAGCTGCTGTGAAGCTTCatgagaaagtgaaaaatgaa GTTCAGGAAAACTTTGCTTCGTACACACCGATTCTTAAGCTTCAGCGAGGCTATGACTACTCCCACAAAAACCCTGGAAAATACACCATCACCGGAGGAGCGAAGCCAGGAGGAGCCAGCCATTCTGAACTTCTTACCAAAGAGGAATATTTGAAGAGTACCAGCTTCATTGAAACTGATGAATGTGATATTATCAGAAGCTATAAGCTTGCATCTGTTGAAAAATACAAACG